AAGTAGAGGATCTAACTTTTCAGTATTTGGTATTGCAAATAATCAATTTATTGATATACCAGATCCAAATAGTGCAACAAGAAGAATTTCAGTAGTTGATTTTACAGACGATTTCTCTGTAGTTCAAATACAAGTTACTGGTGACCCAGATGCAGCAAACAATCGTTTATATCCAGAGAATATTGATAGTCCAATATCAGCTGATGTAAATTATGTAAACACAACTTTAGAGGCTATCGTATTAAATCAGATTGTGGATGAGAAGGTTACTTTAAACTCTGATAATTTTTATCAAACTAGAAGTAGAGCATTTATTAAAGCTTTACCTGATGGATCTCTTGCTGGGGGAGGAGATTTATTAGCTAATGAAAAGGCAAATATTACTTTAACAAGAACAACAGAAAACGGAAATTTCTATGAAATGGATAAGCATTTCCAAAGACCTTTAGATTTTGCTTATAAAAGTTTAGTTGATAACTCTGATAAATTCTCAAAATTCATAGAAGTACTTGAAGCTGTTGATGGGTTTATTACAATTCCTGGATATGCAGATGATAAGTTATTAAGTTTTGTAAGTTCTACTAGAAGTTATACAATGTTTGCTCCTAATGATGCTGCAGTTCAACAAGCAATAACTGATGGAGTAATTGTAGATCCAAACAATTTGCCTACAGATGCTGTTGAATTGGCAATTGCAAAAAGAGATCTTTTAAATTTTGCAAAGTTACATGTATTCCAAGACCCTATTGTTACAGACGGGGTTAGTTCAGGAGATTACAAGTCATTATATTTTGCAAGAGAAATTGATTTTTCTCCTGTATATGATGAGTTTCAAGTATCGAACTTCTTAACAGAATTAAGTGTAGAAGATCCAGAAACAGGGATAGCAATTGCAACAACAGGTGGATTGTTAAACTTATTTTCAAAAGGTATAGTTATTCACGAGTTGGATGGTTATCTAAAATTCTAAAACATTAAGCTAAATAATTTAAATATGAAATATAAACACAGGTCATATTCTTATATATTAATAATAGTATTTGCATTGTTTTCATTAAATAAAGCAGATGCACAAACATCAAGAACTATTATTACAGGTGTTGTTACATCACAATCTGATGGAGAACCATTGATTGGTGCTACGGTTATGGAAAAAGATAAAGATAACCGTGTAATTAAGTCTGCATTTGCTGACTTTAATGGTAATTATTCTATTCAAATCACAGACCCAAATAATGAATTGGTATTTTCTTATGTAGGATTTGATGCTAAATCAGTAATACCAGGTAATCAAAGAACTATTAATGTTGAGTTAATAGGAAACGTATCTGAATTAGAGGCAGTAGAATTAAGAGCTGCAACAAAAGTATTTACAGGAGAGTTTGATATAGATAAAAGAAGAATTGCAACAGCAGTTTCAACTATCTCTACTAAGGAAATTAGTGAAACATCACCTGCAAATATTATGGACCAATTACAGGGACGTTTAAGTGGGGTTGATATTGCAGCTACTTCTGGGGATGTAGGTGCTGGAATGTCTATTCGTATTCGTGGTACATCTTCTTTAAATGCAAGTTCTCAACCTTTAATTGTAATTAACGGACTTCCATATGAAACAGAAATTGATGAACTTTTTGATTTTGGTTCTGCTGATGAGCAACAGTATGCAGCAATGATTGGGGTATCTCCAGATGATATTGAAGAAATTTCTGTATTAAAGGATGCTGCAGCAACAGCACAATATGGTTCTAGAGCTGCAAATGGAGTTTTACTTATTAAAACAAAAAGAGGAGCAAAAGGTAAAGCGGTTTTCTCTTATAGTTATAGATCAACTATAGGTTGGCAACCAGATGGAATTCCATTGTTAAATGGAGACCAGTATTCAACTTTAATTAAAGATGAATTTATTTCTTCGGGTATTACCACAAGTTTTCCTCAAATTGAATATGATCCAACTTATGAGTTGTATAATTTATATAACAAAAACGTAAACTGGTTAGATGAAATTACAAGAATGTCTAATAAAAATGAGCACTTTTTAAGTGTTTCTGGTGGAGGGGAAAAATCAAGATATCGTATTTCAGGAAACTATAGAGATGAAATAGGTACTACTATAGGAAATGATTTTAAACAATTTTCTGCAAGAGCTATTTTAGATTATGATATTTCTGATAAAATATCTATTTCTACAGAACTTAACTATACTCATGGTTCTTTAAATAGACCATTTACTACTGGATTAGATAATGGTACAGGTATTAGAGCATTGGCTTTAATAAAAATGCCAAACCAATCTATCTATGAAATTGACGATAATGGAAATCCAACAGATATCTATTATACTCCTTTAAATGGATTTCAACCAGGAGATGCAGGTAACTTTAACCCAGTTGCTTTAGCCAACTTAGCTAAAAATCATGTAGAAAATAACAGAATTACACCTACGTTTAGATTTAATTATAAGCCATTAAAAAGCTTAAGATATGAGGCAATTGTGAATTTTGATATTGGTACAGACAAAACTTCTAGATTTACTCCAGAAGCTGCAGTAGCTACTACTTGGAACAGTGCAAGTGCAAACCAAGCAACTTTTGCAGATGCAGAATTTTTTGGAATGCGTACAGAAAACAAATTAATTTGGAATCCAGAAACTGGAGATAAGCACTCTTTATTTGCATTATTAGCATTCCAAACTTATGAAAAAACAAGTCAAGGTTATGCTGTTACAACAACTAACTCACCAAGTAGTTTAATTCAAACTCCTATTGCACAAACAAGAGTTGAGGGGAATGGTAATGGTTTAAGTTCTTCATTTACTCAATATAGATCACTTGCTTATAACTTTTCTTTTAACTACGCATTTTTAGATCGTTATATTTTAAGTGGAGGATTGCGTTCAGAAGGGAACTCTAAATTTGGTAGTAACTACAGATATGGAATTTTCCCAAGTATTGCAGCAAAATGGATTTTCTCTGACGAGCCGTTTATGGAAGATATTGAGTTTATTGATGAATTAGGGTTTAGAGCAAGTTATGGTGAAAACGGTAACTCTCCAAGTTTTAACTATGGTCAATACAATACCTATACTAATTACAACTATAACTACTTAGATGAGCGTCCAGTTATTCCACAAAACATGGAGTTAACAGACTTAAAATGGGAAACTGTAATTCAAAAGAACGTAGGACTTACTTATTCTTTCTTTGATTATAGATTAATGGGAGATTTAGAATTCTATAGAAAAGAAACTAAAGATTTATTAACTAAAAATGCTGCAATTCCTACCACATCAGGTTTTTCAAGTATTCCTTTTATCAA
Above is a genomic segment from Wenyingzhuangia fucanilytica containing:
- a CDS encoding SusC/RagA family TonB-linked outer membrane protein; protein product: MKYKHRSYSYILIIVFALFSLNKADAQTSRTIITGVVTSQSDGEPLIGATVMEKDKDNRVIKSAFADFNGNYSIQITDPNNELVFSYVGFDAKSVIPGNQRTINVELIGNVSELEAVELRAATKVFTGEFDIDKRRIATAVSTISTKEISETSPANIMDQLQGRLSGVDIAATSGDVGAGMSIRIRGTSSLNASSQPLIVINGLPYETEIDELFDFGSADEQQYAAMIGVSPDDIEEISVLKDAAATAQYGSRAANGVLLIKTKRGAKGKAVFSYSYRSTIGWQPDGIPLLNGDQYSTLIKDEFISSGITTSFPQIEYDPTYELYNLYNKNVNWLDEITRMSNKNEHFLSVSGGGEKSRYRISGNYRDEIGTTIGNDFKQFSARAILDYDISDKISISTELNYTHGSLNRPFTTGLDNGTGIRALALIKMPNQSIYEIDDNGNPTDIYYTPLNGFQPGDAGNFNPVALANLAKNHVENNRITPTFRFNYKPLKSLRYEAIVNFDIGTDKTSRFTPEAAVATTWNSASANQATFADAEFFGMRTENKLIWNPETGDKHSLFALLAFQTYEKTSQGYAVTTTNSPSSLIQTPIAQTRVEGNGNGLSSSFTQYRSLAYNFSFNYAFLDRYILSGGLRSEGNSKFGSNYRYGIFPSIAAKWIFSDEPFMEDIEFIDELGFRASYGENGNSPSFNYGQYNTYTNYNYNYLDERPVIPQNMELTDLKWETVIQKNVGLTYSFFDYRLMGDLEFYRKETKDLLTKNAAIPTTSGFSSIPFINQGDLVNEGFELSVRGKIFKTKDFDVDLNFNIARNLNIVTRISDTQITETGNPLTTGPDGYLKRVQVGNPIGSFYGYRYLGVYSTTDELVARDENNNIIYDFDGTPKTTVFNGGRAFNAGEAKYEDVNKDGNINRLDVVYLGNANPLLYGGFGGTIRYKNLQLIPFFNFRLKQKVMNIARMNTESMDDFDNQSTAVLRRWRYEGDVTDIPKASFANPVNTLASDRFLEDASFVRLKSLTLRYNVAKSLAEKFNLTSAMFFVTGTNLITFTKYSGPDPEAGVGGAWNKIGYDTSQTPRAQQITAGINLQF